Proteins from a single region of Rhodospirillales bacterium:
- the crcB gene encoding fluoride efflux transporter CrcB, translated as MNAILAIAAGGALGAVMRHGVNVGAVKLLGHGFPYGTLTVNIVGSFIMGLLIAIFAHYWHPSETMRMFIVTGFLGAFTTFSTFSLDFVNLWERGSYLYSALYLGGSVILSIAGLFAAMAIVRACVS; from the coding sequence ATGAACGCAATACTCGCAATTGCCGCCGGAGGCGCTTTAGGCGCTGTAATGCGCCACGGCGTCAATGTGGGCGCGGTGAAGCTGCTCGGCCATGGCTTTCCCTACGGCACATTAACGGTGAATATCGTTGGCTCCTTCATTATGGGCCTGCTGATCGCCATATTCGCCCATTACTGGCATCCTTCCGAAACCATGCGCATGTTTATCGTCACCGGCTTTCTCGGCGCTTTCACAACCTTTTCCACCTTCTCGCTGGATTTCGTGAACTTGTGGGAACGCGGGTCCTATCTTTACAGTGCGCTATATCTCGGCGGCTCCGTAATCCTGTCCATCGCCGGGTTGTTCGCTGCCATGGCCATTGTGCGAGCATGTGTGTCATGA
- a CDS encoding ATP12 chaperone family protein, whose protein sequence is MKKFYKLVSVHQEVSGWAVHLDSRPVKTPLKKTLLASSETMATAIQEEWAAQGETIDPETMPLTQILSTQIDRVSEQRAAMSAELLKFLDTDLICYRAPKDQPAGQAEKQAESWDRWLTWFEDKFDCALQTTTDLAALKQPAAAHTAVQTKTDALDDARFTALQLVVPLSGSLVLGLAFIEGAITPQEIYNAARVEEHFKDEIYNAEKYGRDPLSEKKDAAMLRDLEAAAAFLNLL, encoded by the coding sequence ATGAAAAAATTTTATAAACTTGTCTCTGTGCATCAGGAAGTCAGTGGCTGGGCGGTGCATCTCGATAGCCGCCCGGTAAAAACTCCGCTAAAGAAAACGCTTCTGGCGTCCAGCGAGACTATGGCGACAGCTATCCAGGAAGAATGGGCCGCGCAAGGCGAAACCATTGATCCCGAAACAATGCCGCTGACACAAATCCTCAGCACGCAAATAGATCGGGTGTCTGAGCAGCGCGCTGCGATGAGCGCCGAACTCCTCAAATTCCTCGATACAGACCTGATCTGCTACCGCGCACCAAAAGATCAGCCAGCCGGACAAGCCGAAAAGCAGGCCGAAAGCTGGGACCGCTGGCTCACATGGTTTGAAGATAAGTTTGATTGCGCCTTGCAAACCACCACGGATCTGGCTGCGCTCAAACAACCAGCCGCCGCGCACACAGCCGTGCAAACAAAGACCGATGCGCTGGACGATGCCCGCTTTACCGCTCTACAACTGGTTGTTCCTTTATCCGGTTCGCTGGTGCTCGGCCTCGCCTTTATCGAAGGCGCAATCACCCCGCAAGAGATTTACAACGCCGCGCGCGTCGAAGAACACTTCAAAGATGAAATTTACAATGCGGAAAAATATGGCCGCGATCCGCTATCCGAAAAGAAAGACGCCGCCATGCTCCGCGACCTCGAAGCCGCTGCCGCCTTTCTGAACCTGCTTTAA
- the nadC gene encoding carboxylating nicotinate-nucleotide diphosphorylase, which yields MTLSPIIIEDIVKTALKEDLGHGFDITSNLLIPAGQSARGVLRARQDGRLAGLIVALSTFSLTDIDFDMTVMTEDGADLSAGDVIAEIEGPVRSLLTAERVALNFMSHMSGVATLTARYVEKVKDTGVEICDTRKTLPGLRLLQKYAVEIGGGANHRFGLDDAILIKDNHIAAVGSIDEALNQAHMLAGHTKKIEIEVDTLAQLEDVLANGKADIVMLDNFGLKDLKKAVQLCKKQITSEASGSVNLETVRTIAETGVDYISIGALTHSAPALDIALDIDV from the coding sequence ATGACTTTATCCCCCATCATCATCGAAGATATTGTCAAAACAGCCCTGAAGGAAGATTTGGGACATGGGTTTGATATTACGTCAAACCTGCTGATCCCGGCTGGACAATCGGCGCGCGGGGTTTTGCGGGCGCGGCAAGATGGGCGGCTGGCGGGGCTGATTGTTGCGCTTTCCACTTTCTCTCTCACCGATATTGATTTTGACATGACGGTCATGACCGAGGACGGGGCGGATTTGAGCGCCGGGGACGTGATCGCCGAAATTGAAGGGCCGGTGCGCAGCCTTCTTACAGCTGAGCGGGTCGCATTGAATTTTATGAGCCATATGAGCGGCGTGGCGACGCTGACGGCCCGCTATGTCGAAAAGGTAAAAGATACGGGCGTTGAGATTTGTGATACGCGTAAAACTTTGCCGGGGCTGCGCTTGCTGCAGAAATACGCCGTGGAGATCGGTGGTGGGGCGAACCACCGTTTCGGGCTGGATGATGCCATTTTGATTAAAGACAACCATATCGCGGCGGTTGGCAGCATTGATGAGGCGCTAAATCAGGCTCATATGCTGGCCGGGCATACCAAGAAAATAGAGATTGAGGTTGATACTCTGGCGCAGCTTGAAGATGTTTTGGCTAACGGCAAAGCCGATATTGTGATGCTTGATAATTTTGGGCTGAAAGATCTCAAAAAAGCCGTGCAGCTTTGCAAGAAGCAAATTACCAGCGAGGCCTCTGGGAGTGTAAACCTTGAAACTGTACGCACAATCGCCGAAACCGGGGTTGATTATATCTCGATTGGCGCTTTGACCCATAGCGCCCCGGCGCTGGATATCGCGCTGGATATAGATGTGTAA
- the mutL gene encoding DNA mismatch repair endonuclease MutL, with amino-acid sequence MSIRYLPETLINQIAAGEVIERPFAAVKELVENAIDAQASRIDVSLQAGGKSLIVVSDDGKGMGRVDLIAAVDRHATSKLPGDDLVHIEHLGFRGEALASIAAVARLNIQSRAEGAGEAWEICVEGGQKFDPTPAAHPEGTQIEVRDLFFSTPARLKFLKTDRAEFMAVKDTLTRLAMANPEIAFTLSHDGKISLKLPAAGDVQERMSAILGRDFGENAMPIEAEREGIRLSGMASLPTYHRATTGYQYLFVNGRAVRDKLLHGCIRGAYSDVLHSGRHPVAALFIDLPAAEVDVNVHPAKAEVRFRDPGLVRGLIVSALKHAIHEHGGQAASSVSTGMLGRFRPAGSGNGPALPLHRGSSAPVLSSYAYGNMAEAVHNAYTLQPSVQSSMAVDMVPAARMEVHEAPVETVQNFPLGAARAQIHENYIIAQNADGLVIVDQHAAHERLVYERFKAQMRERGIEKQGLLSPEIVELEESEAERLLKFAPELAKLGLEIEPFGGMAVAVQSVPTLLGQRADIQGLIRDLADEITEAGSAQGLEERLNEILSTMACHGSVRSGRRMNVDEMNALLRQMEATPLSGQCNHGRPTSVALSLKDIERLFGRR; translated from the coding sequence ATGTCTATACGTTATTTACCGGAAACGCTGATCAATCAGATTGCGGCGGGCGAAGTGATTGAGCGCCCGTTTGCAGCCGTGAAAGAGCTGGTTGAAAATGCGATTGATGCACAGGCAAGCCGCATCGATGTATCACTGCAAGCCGGGGGTAAGAGCCTGATTGTCGTGAGTGATGACGGCAAGGGTATGGGCCGCGTGGATTTGATTGCGGCGGTAGATCGTCATGCAACCTCAAAGTTGCCCGGCGATGATCTGGTGCATATAGAGCATTTGGGTTTTCGTGGAGAGGCCTTGGCCTCGATTGCTGCGGTGGCGCGCCTGAACATTCAATCGCGCGCGGAAGGCGCGGGCGAGGCGTGGGAAATTTGCGTCGAGGGCGGGCAGAAATTTGATCCAACTCCGGCGGCGCATCCGGAAGGTACGCAGATTGAAGTGCGCGATTTGTTTTTCTCCACGCCAGCGCGGCTGAAATTCCTTAAAACCGACCGGGCTGAATTTATGGCGGTGAAAGATACGCTCACGCGGCTGGCCATGGCGAATCCAGAAATTGCTTTTACGCTGAGCCATGATGGAAAAATATCGTTAAAACTTCCTGCCGCCGGTGATGTGCAAGAACGGATGAGCGCGATATTGGGCCGCGATTTTGGTGAGAATGCCATGCCGATTGAAGCGGAGCGTGAAGGGATTCGGCTTTCGGGGATGGCGAGTCTGCCGACATATCACCGCGCGACGACAGGGTATCAATATCTGTTCGTCAATGGACGGGCCGTGCGTGACAAGCTGTTGCATGGCTGCATTCGCGGGGCGTATTCAGATGTATTGCATTCGGGGCGGCATCCGGTGGCGGCGCTGTTTATCGACCTGCCTGCGGCGGAAGTGGATGTCAATGTACACCCGGCAAAGGCCGAAGTGCGGTTTCGTGATCCAGGTCTCGTACGCGGGCTGATCGTGAGCGCGCTTAAACACGCGATCCATGAGCATGGCGGACAGGCGGCGAGCAGTGTCTCGACCGGGATGCTGGGGCGTTTTCGTCCGGCTGGTAGTGGCAATGGCCCTGCCCTGCCCTTGCATCGCGGATCCTCTGCACCTGTGCTTTCGTCTTATGCTTATGGCAACATGGCCGAAGCGGTGCATAATGCTTATACGCTGCAGCCAAGCGTTCAGAGTTCAATGGCGGTCGATATGGTGCCGGCGGCGCGGATGGAAGTGCATGAAGCCCCCGTAGAAACAGTGCAAAATTTTCCTTTGGGCGCGGCGCGGGCGCAAATTCATGAGAATTATATCATTGCGCAAAATGCCGATGGGCTGGTGATTGTTGATCAGCATGCGGCGCATGAACGGCTGGTTTATGAGCGCTTTAAAGCGCAGATGCGCGAGCGGGGTATTGAGAAGCAAGGGTTATTATCACCTGAGATTGTCGAGCTGGAAGAAAGTGAAGCGGAGCGTTTGCTGAAATTTGCGCCGGAATTGGCCAAGCTGGGGCTGGAGATTGAGCCGTTTGGTGGAATGGCTGTGGCGGTGCAATCGGTGCCAACATTGTTGGGACAGCGAGCCGATATTCAGGGGTTAATCCGCGATCTGGCCGATGAGATTACGGAAGCGGGCAGCGCGCAGGGGCTGGAAGAGCGGCTGAATGAAATTCTATCGACGATGGCGTGTCACGGCTCGGTGCGTTCGGGGCGGCGGATGAATGTGGATGAAATGAACGCATTATTGCGCCAGATGGAAGCTACGCCGCTTTCAGGGCAATGCAATCATGGACGCCCGACCTCTGTTGCACTATCTTTAAAGGATATTGAGCGTCTATTCGGGAGAAGATAG
- a CDS encoding replication-associated recombination protein A, with protein MGDLFAVDQEGAALDERRPLADRLRPHCIEDVVGQDHIVGKGAPLRKMLDGGHLSSLIFWGPPGCGKTTLARILAHHTDLHFEQLSAIFSGVGDLRKVFDAAKIRKQNGRSTLLFVDEIHRFNKSQQDAFLPVMEDGTITLIGATTENPSFELNAALLSRAQVFVLKRLDDEALEALLQKAEKDAPLPLAPEARALLKTMADGDGRYALSMAEQIIAQGEILDEEGLLALVQRRAPLYDKGNEAHYNLLSAFHKSLRASDVDGALYWMARMLVGGEDPATILRRMTCMASEDISNADPQALVIANNAWTAYERLGLPEGELAMAQACTYLACAPKSNASYMALKTAKRAAQETGSLMPPKHAMNAPTKLMKSEGYGLGYQYDHDTLEGFSGQSYFPDGLKRHEFYQPAERGFEREIKKRLEYWEKRRKS; from the coding sequence ATGGGGGATTTATTCGCAGTAGATCAGGAAGGTGCCGCTCTCGACGAGCGTAGGCCGCTGGCCGATCGACTGCGCCCGCATTGCATAGAAGATGTTGTCGGGCAAGATCATATCGTTGGCAAAGGTGCCCCTTTGCGTAAAATGCTGGACGGTGGGCACCTGTCGTCTCTGATTTTCTGGGGGCCGCCGGGCTGCGGTAAAACCACGCTGGCGCGGATTTTAGCCCATCATACCGATCTGCATTTTGAGCAGCTCTCAGCGATTTTCTCTGGCGTTGGAGATTTGCGTAAAGTTTTCGATGCAGCGAAAATCCGAAAACAAAACGGGCGGAGCACATTGCTATTCGTAGACGAAATCCACCGTTTTAATAAATCGCAGCAAGATGCCTTTCTGCCCGTTATGGAAGATGGCACCATCACCCTGATTGGCGCGACCACAGAAAACCCGTCTTTTGAACTCAATGCCGCGCTGCTCAGCCGTGCGCAGGTTTTTGTGCTTAAACGCTTGGATGATGAAGCTCTTGAAGCTTTGTTGCAAAAGGCGGAAAAAGACGCGCCGCTACCTCTTGCACCCGAAGCGCGCGCACTTCTTAAAACCATGGCTGATGGCGATGGCCGCTATGCGCTCTCCATGGCCGAACAAATCATCGCCCAAGGTGAAATACTGGACGAAGAAGGTTTATTGGCTTTGGTTCAGCGCCGCGCCCCACTTTACGATAAAGGTAACGAAGCGCATTATAACCTCTTGAGCGCCTTTCATAAATCGCTGCGTGCCTCGGACGTTGATGGAGCGCTGTATTGGATGGCCCGTATGCTTGTTGGTGGGGAAGATCCGGCGACCATTCTGCGCCGTATGACCTGCATGGCCAGCGAGGATATTTCTAACGCCGATCCGCAAGCCCTTGTAATTGCAAACAATGCATGGACAGCTTATGAGCGCCTCGGCTTGCCGGAAGGGGAGCTGGCAATGGCTCAGGCCTGCACTTATCTCGCATGTGCCCCCAAATCCAACGCCAGCTATATGGCTCTGAAGACTGCCAAACGTGCCGCTCAGGAAACAGGCTCATTGATGCCGCCCAAACACGCGATGAACGCACCGACCAAGTTGATGAAAAGCGAAGGTTACGGTTTGGGTTATCAATATGACCACGACACCCTCGAAGGTTTTTCCGGCCAAAGCTATTTCCCAGACGGTTTGAAACGTCATGAATTTTACCAGCCCGCCGAACGCGGTTTTGAACGCGAAATCAAAAAGAGGCTGGAGTATTGGGAAAAACGCCGTAAGTCTTAA
- the nadA gene encoding quinolinate synthase NadA has translation MSAERLDYTGEVAKATTPLYERLKKQYSPERWQTLAPYIHEINRLKKEKNAVILAHNYMTPDVFYGVGDVMGDSLMLAQKAAQSTADIIIQCGVHFMAETSKILCPDKKVIIPDMKAGCSLAESITGEDVRRLKEQHPGIPVVSYVNTSADVKAESDVCCTSSNALKIVNALGEQGHDTVIMTPDKFLAQNVAAETDVKIIIWDGTCMVHERFTAEDVKKMRADHPGIFVLAHPECPPEVMAEADYAGSTAQMDDYIKEHQPKMAVLYTECSMSDNIAAANPGVEMIGTCQMCPHMKRITLPKILNALQDEGPEVEIDAEIAERAKAPIERMLELS, from the coding sequence ATGTCAGCAGAACGGTTAGACTATACGGGTGAAGTTGCGAAAGCGACCACGCCGCTTTATGAGCGACTGAAAAAGCAGTACAGTCCTGAGCGCTGGCAAACTCTTGCTCCCTATATTCACGAGATCAACCGGCTAAAAAAAGAAAAGAATGCGGTCATTCTGGCGCATAACTATATGACGCCGGATGTGTTTTACGGGGTTGGCGACGTGATGGGCGATTCCCTGATGCTGGCGCAAAAAGCGGCGCAGAGCACGGCTGATATTATTATCCAATGCGGTGTGCATTTCATGGCTGAGACCTCGAAGATCCTGTGCCCTGATAAAAAAGTCATTATTCCGGATATGAAAGCCGGATGCTCACTGGCTGAAAGCATCACCGGCGAGGATGTGCGCAGGCTGAAAGAACAGCATCCAGGCATTCCGGTCGTATCGTATGTGAACACGAGCGCCGATGTAAAGGCGGAGAGCGATGTGTGCTGCACGTCTTCGAATGCATTGAAGATCGTCAATGCGCTGGGCGAACAAGGGCATGACACAGTGATTATGACGCCGGATAAGTTTTTGGCACAAAATGTGGCCGCCGAGACGGATGTAAAGATTATCATCTGGGACGGAACCTGCATGGTGCATGAGCGTTTCACCGCCGAAGACGTCAAGAAAATGCGCGCCGATCACCCGGGGATTTTTGTGCTGGCGCATCCTGAATGCCCACCAGAAGTGATGGCGGAGGCCGATTATGCGGGCTCCACTGCGCAGATGGATGATTATATTAAGGAGCACCAACCTAAAATGGCAGTGCTGTATACGGAATGTTCGATGAGTGACAATATCGCCGCGGCCAATCCGGGCGTTGAGATGATCGGCACCTGCCAGATGTGTCCGCATATGAAGCGCATTACCTTGCCGAAAATCCTTAATGCGCTGCAAGATGAAGGCCCGGAAGTTGAGATTGATGCGGAGATAGCCGAGCGCGCCAAGGCACCGATTGAGCGGATGCTGGAGTTGAGTTAG
- a CDS encoding DMT family transporter, which yields MFNHLHPSHKGIVLAFIGFTAFAFSDVVSKWLLQYYSTYQVVFINHSTACLYLLAALHMSASLKTLKRSTKISLHLFRGVLNTCVALSVIFSFSRLPIADVYAFLFTVPFFSALLGVAFYKQAIGLHRGLAIVIGFTGVVIGLQPGSEGFSPWLIVPILAGFLIALKFTISRSLEGENTLLLGLWPLLVSAPLAGLLSISSFEMLNFTHFAMHLFTGLCIATGLVCVSQAFRIAPAAAVSPILYTEMIWALLFGFLIFGDAPDLMMMVGAGIIILSGIYLVETERRNGRSNIKVKS from the coding sequence ATGTTCAATCATCTTCATCCATCACATAAGGGAATCGTTTTAGCCTTTATCGGCTTTACGGCCTTTGCCTTTAGCGATGTGGTTTCGAAATGGCTGCTGCAATATTATTCGACCTATCAGGTGGTTTTTATAAATCACAGTACGGCCTGCCTTTATTTGCTGGCGGCTTTACACATGTCTGCGAGCCTAAAGACTCTGAAGCGCAGCACCAAAATCTCTTTACACCTCTTTCGCGGGGTGCTGAATACCTGCGTTGCCCTTTCGGTGATTTTTTCCTTCTCGCGATTGCCGATTGCCGATGTGTATGCGTTTTTATTCACGGTGCCGTTTTTTTCGGCGCTTTTGGGGGTGGCGTTTTACAAACAGGCTATCGGCCTGCATAGAGGCCTTGCGATTGTTATAGGCTTTACGGGGGTCGTTATCGGTCTACAGCCGGGCAGCGAAGGGTTTAGTCCATGGCTGATTGTTCCTATTTTGGCAGGGTTTCTGATTGCCCTGAAATTTACAATTTCCAGATCTTTGGAGGGGGAAAACACCTTACTGTTGGGCCTTTGGCCTTTGCTGGTGTCTGCGCCGCTTGCAGGACTGCTCAGCATCAGCAGTTTTGAAATGCTGAACTTTACGCATTTTGCCATGCATCTGTTTACCGGGCTTTGTATTGCAACCGGGCTTGTTTGCGTTTCGCAGGCCTTTCGGATTGCCCCTGCGGCCGCCGTTTCACCGATTTTGTATACAGAAATGATCTGGGCGCTGTTGTTTGGTTTTCTGATTTTTGGAGATGCGCCCGATCTTATGATGATGGTCGGCGCGGGGATTATCATTTTAAGCGGGATTTATCTTGTCGAAACAGAGCGGCGGAATGGCCGCAGCAATATTAAAGTAAAATCTTAA
- a CDS encoding RluA family pseudouridine synthase codes for MSNVRQIEVKADDDGQRLDRWLKKNVPELPYGLAQKLIRKGQIRADGKRIKADAKLKAGQEIRIPPLEHKSIDEKVKITDKDKAFIKSMVIYEDADVIALNKPAGLASQGGSKTKYHIDGLLEALTGKDGVKPRLVHRLDKDTSGILLLARNAKAAKAMGDAFKTRKVKKIYWAVVCPAPDRPDGTIKAPLIKAGGNNKERMVVDEKEGKSAITDFIVLESALHSAAFVAFWPRTGRTHQIRVHSELIGCPIVGDKKYARLPEQEETHEARRKAEADLKALNLADRLHLHARRIILPHPSGRKAPLDVTAPLPPELKKTWKALGFSPSLKADPFEDTKS; via the coding sequence ATGAGCAACGTCCGGCAAATCGAAGTCAAAGCCGATGATGATGGCCAGCGCCTGGATCGCTGGCTGAAAAAAAACGTGCCCGAACTGCCCTATGGGTTGGCGCAAAAGCTGATCCGTAAAGGTCAGATTCGCGCCGATGGCAAACGAATAAAAGCTGACGCCAAGCTTAAAGCCGGTCAGGAAATCCGCATTCCGCCACTCGAACATAAATCCATAGATGAGAAAGTAAAAATCACCGATAAGGATAAAGCCTTCATCAAATCGATGGTCATTTACGAAGATGCCGATGTGATCGCGCTGAATAAGCCCGCAGGGTTAGCCTCCCAAGGCGGCAGCAAAACCAAATACCATATCGATGGGCTGCTGGAGGCCCTGACCGGTAAGGACGGCGTCAAGCCGCGCCTCGTTCATCGCCTCGACAAAGACACCAGCGGCATCCTCTTGCTGGCCCGCAATGCAAAAGCCGCCAAAGCCATGGGCGATGCATTTAAAACCCGTAAAGTCAAAAAAATTTACTGGGCGGTTGTATGCCCGGCGCCCGACCGCCCTGACGGCACGATCAAAGCCCCGCTGATCAAGGCAGGCGGCAATAACAAAGAGCGCATGGTCGTCGATGAAAAAGAAGGCAAATCCGCCATCACCGATTTCATTGTGCTGGAAAGCGCGTTGCATAGCGCCGCCTTTGTCGCTTTTTGGCCGCGCACCGGCCGCACCCACCAGATCCGCGTTCATTCTGAATTGATCGGTTGCCCGATTGTTGGCGACAAAAAATATGCCCGTCTGCCCGAACAGGAAGAAACCCACGAAGCGCGCCGCAAGGCCGAAGCCGATCTCAAGGCGCTCAACCTTGCCGATCGCCTCCATTTGCACGCGCGCCGCATTATTCTGCCCCACCCTTCCGGACGTAAAGCTCCGCTTGATGTAACGGCGCCACTCCCTCCTGAGTTGAAAAAAACCTGGAAAGCGCTAGGCTTTAGCCCTAGCCTGAAGGCCGATCCGTTTGAGGATACGAAATCATGA
- a CDS encoding AsmA family protein: MSEENAPQVPEYKGWESVVLRILKWLAIIGVILFILATALSRLGGNSPVLRESIEEFLTDTTPYTARIGTLNSMRFFPNIAIDITDVQLRGGDDGMGETMIRIGAARLVMPFFDALFRPGHFKDIHIENLMAKPGSILNKSIEVSAMNVREQDARATFIVEGAIDNSPLHAKFGLQTKGKPGRHTYVIGRQRDFEISLADLTARGSIHNTVIGGYKFENIVLLNKQKEVLHGHIDMDRASSGKLEFNGQLRLEPGKTRIDPDVTLDWTGETPLIFGKVTSNELILSDVTGESPAQRTIDALDKIFGEQNAALDLSGLTLDLNLDVQKFKVGAVELGKLKAPLILEEGDLHIGPLEGKIVGGELSGHVDLLTSKSPAKLIQKIAVKGFDYRALQKQLSTGEVTIEGHGDILIDLSSQSTSMDGLIEGLSGKVGFVGGQGKMRAGLLDLWGSGLLNALLPSFEKESDLNMNCVIVNLDVKNLKGHSDSVFVDTKSITLYGEGTYDFKADQLEMVLEPKPKNVAIGDIASAINVSGPLPDLKVSPNVFDLGKRVGGLLLGAVNPAFYAVTLADFGLAQDHPCKAFIIEKEFLPAPEKPEVEAVPEAPDSKPQEAGEGQAKDLNK, translated from the coding sequence ATGAGCGAAGAAAACGCCCCCCAAGTGCCGGAATATAAGGGCTGGGAATCTGTCGTCTTGCGCATTTTAAAATGGCTGGCCATCATTGGCGTGATTTTGTTTATTTTAGCAACCGCGCTCTCGCGCCTAGGCGGTAACAGCCCGGTTCTGCGCGAATCCATAGAGGAATTCCTCACCGACACGACGCCCTATACCGCTCGCATCGGCACACTCAATTCTATGCGTTTTTTCCCCAATATTGCCATTGATATTACCGACGTACAGCTGCGCGGCGGTGATGATGGTATGGGCGAAACAATGATCCGCATCGGTGCAGCGCGTCTGGTGATGCCCTTTTTCGATGCACTGTTCCGGCCAGGTCATTTCAAAGATATTCACATTGAAAACCTAATGGCTAAGCCGGGCAGCATACTGAACAAAAGCATAGAAGTAAGCGCTATGAACGTGCGTGAACAGGATGCGCGGGCCACCTTCATCGTTGAAGGGGCAATTGATAATTCGCCGCTTCATGCCAAATTTGGGCTGCAAACAAAAGGAAAACCCGGAAGGCATACCTACGTAATTGGCCGCCAGCGCGATTTTGAAATTTCGTTGGCCGATTTGACCGCACGGGGGTCAATTCATAATACCGTTATTGGCGGCTATAAATTTGAAAATATTGTCCTGCTAAATAAACAAAAAGAAGTGCTGCATGGTCATATCGACATGGACCGAGCCAGTTCCGGGAAATTGGAGTTTAACGGGCAGCTCCGCCTTGAACCGGGCAAAACCCGGATTGATCCGGATGTTACTCTGGATTGGACGGGTGAAACGCCCTTGATTTTCGGTAAAGTAACCAGCAATGAATTAATCTTAAGCGATGTTACTGGAGAATCTCCTGCGCAAAGGACCATTGATGCTCTTGATAAAATTTTTGGCGAGCAAAACGCCGCTCTGGACTTGAGTGGCCTGACGCTGGACTTGAATCTGGATGTGCAAAAATTTAAGGTCGGGGCAGTCGAGCTTGGGAAATTAAAAGCCCCGCTGATCCTAGAAGAAGGAGATCTTCATATCGGCCCCTTGGAGGGGAAAATCGTGGGGGGAGAACTCAGTGGCCACGTCGATTTGCTGACCTCCAAAAGCCCGGCCAAATTGATACAGAAAATTGCAGTCAAAGGCTTTGATTACAGAGCTCTTCAAAAACAACTCAGCACCGGTGAAGTCACTATCGAAGGTCACGGCGATATTTTAATAGACTTGTCTTCGCAAAGCACAAGCATGGATGGTTTGATAGAAGGACTTTCGGGAAAAGTTGGTTTTGTCGGCGGGCAAGGTAAGATGCGCGCCGGGCTGCTTGATCTTTGGGGCAGCGGTTTGCTGAATGCTTTGCTGCCAAGCTTTGAAAAAGAGAGCGATCTCAATATGAACTGCGTCATCGTCAATCTCGATGTCAAAAACCTCAAGGGACATAGCGACTCTGTCTTTGTCGATACCAAAAGCATTACACTTTATGGTGAGGGTACCTACGATTTTAAGGCTGACCAGCTTGAAATGGTTCTGGAACCAAAACCAAAGAATGTGGCGATTGGCGATATTGCTTCAGCCATTAATGTATCCGGTCCTCTTCCGGATCTGAAAGTCTCCCCGAATGTTTTTGATCTAGGCAAGCGTGTCGGTGGTCTGCTTTTAGGCGCTGTGAACCCGGCTTTCTATGCCGTGACGCTGGCTGATTTCGGTTTGGCGCAAGACCATCCCTGCAAAGCTTTCATAATTGAAAAAGAATTCCTGCCCGCACCGGAAAAACCTGAAGTCGAAGCTGTTCCCGAAGCGCCGGATTCAAAACCGCAGGAAGCCGGAGAGGGGCAAGCCAAGGACCTCAATAAATGA
- a CDS encoding TerC family protein, which translates to MDWLFSVDLWMSFLTLVVLEIILGIDNIIFLSIVASRLPAEKQKAARLIGLAFALLMRIALLLSISWLTHITVIVLSIAGHDVSWRDLVLGLGGLFLLYKGTREIHSTVEGDDHDTANISKAATFGSVITQIVIIDMVFSLDSVITAVGMTDHVPVMIAAVAIAIVMMMFAAEPASRFVQENLSIKMLALSFLLLVGVALIADAMHFHIPRGYLYFAIAFSLGVESLTLLAQKRSEKRKAARA; encoded by the coding sequence ATGGACTGGCTGTTTAGTGTCGATTTATGGATGAGTTTTCTTACGCTGGTCGTACTTGAAATCATTTTGGGTATCGATAACATCATTTTTCTTTCCATTGTTGCATCCAGACTCCCTGCAGAAAAACAAAAAGCAGCCCGATTGATCGGCCTAGCGTTCGCCCTTCTCATGCGCATCGCGCTGTTACTCAGCATTTCATGGCTGACCCACATCACGGTCATTGTACTTAGTATTGCCGGTCATGATGTCTCGTGGCGCGATCTTGTTTTAGGACTTGGCGGATTGTTTCTGCTTTACAAAGGCACACGCGAGATTCATAGCACTGTAGAGGGCGACGACCATGATACGGCGAACATCTCTAAAGCCGCAACTTTCGGCAGTGTGATCACCCAGATTGTCATCATCGATATGGTTTTTTCCCTTGATTCCGTGATTACGGCCGTGGGGATGACAGATCATGTCCCGGTCATGATCGCGGCTGTAGCCATCGCAATCGTGATGATGATGTTTGCCGCAGAGCCTGCCAGCCGTTTCGTTCAGGAAAATTTATCCATCAAGATGCTCGCCCTCAGTTTCCTGCTGCTGGTTGGGGTGGCCCTGATCGCCGATGCGATGCATTTCCACATTCCGCGCGGTTATCTGTATTTTGCGATTGCCTTCTCTCTCGGTGTAGAATCGTTAACCCTGCTCGCTCAAAAAAGAAGTGAAAAGAGAAAAGCCGCGCGGGCATAG